From the Musa acuminata AAA Group cultivar baxijiao chromosome BXJ1-2, Cavendish_Baxijiao_AAA, whole genome shotgun sequence genome, one window contains:
- the LOC135605907 gene encoding protein kinase PINOID-like — MDLPMYSDGEIGSEALNSSQSSMSSSGGSCDDRHSSFSRLSFDGVAAAAALELPSGDRPLAAWRLPAKPHRWSDPSWAAIRSRNSAGLHANLGPRDFKIVRRIGSGDIGTVYLCRLREEASACVYAMKVVDKLALAKKNKLERAATEKRILRVLDHPFLPTLYADFDASPHYSCVVMEYCSGGDLHTLRHRQPRLRFSVAATRFYAAEVLLALEYLHMLGIVYRDLKPENILIRSDGHIMLSDFDLSLESTASPTLEQFDAADEAAFGDDFSCIPFLARRPARTSGACRRFVAEPISARSGSFVGTHEYVAPEVASGRHHGSAVDWWAFGVLLYELLYSRTPFAGSNNESTLRNIVKQPLTFPPSSSSCSSSAARDLITCLLLKDPAARLGSRGGSAEVKAHPFFKGLNFALMRSHRPPVIPGLVRSASAKERRKPDRFDYF; from the exons ATGGATTTGCCGATGTACTCCGACGGCGAGATCGGCTCGGAAGCGCTGAATTCCAGCCAGAGCTCaatgagcagcagcggcggcagctgCGATGACCGCCACAGTAGCTTCTCCCGCCTCTCCTTCGACGGCGTGGCGGCAGCGGCGGCTCTCGAGCTCCCGTCTGGCGACCGCCCCCTCGCCGCCTGGCGGCTGCCCGCCAAGCCCCACCGCTGGTCGGATCCCTCTTGGGCGGCCATTCGGTCGCGGAACTCCGCCGGCCTACACGCCAATCTTGGCCCCCGGGACTTCAAGATCGTCCGCCGCATTGGGAGCGGCGACATCGGCACCGTCTACCTCTGTCGCCTCCGCGAGGAAGCCTCGGCGTGCGTTTACGCGATGAAGGTGGTGGACAAGCTGGCGCTGGCGAAAAAGAACAAGCTCGAGAGAGCGGCGACCGAGAAGAGGATCCTGCGGGTCCTCGACCACCCCTTTCTTCCCACGCTCTACGCCGACTTCGACGCGTCCCCGCATTACTCTTGCGTGGTGATGGAGTACTGCAGTGGCGGCGACCTCCACACGCTCCGCCACCGCCAGCCCCGCCTCCGCTTCTCCGTTGCGGCCACCAG GTTCTACGCGGCGGAGGTGCTGCTTGCGCTGGAGTACCTCCACATGCTTGGCATCGTCTACCGCGACCTCAAGCCCGAGAACATACTCATCCGCTCCGACGGCCACATCATGCTTTCCGACTTCGACCTCTCCCTCGAGTCCACCGCCTCCCCCACCCTCGAACAATTCGACGCCGCTGACGAGGCAGCCTTCGGTGACGACTTCTCCTGCATCCCCTTCCTGGCACGGAGGCCTGCCCGCACTAGCGGGGCGTGCCGGCGGTTCGTAGCGGAGCCGATCAGCGCCCGGTCGGGCTCCTTCGTGGGGACCCATGAGTACGTCGCTCCGGAGGTGGCCTCCGGCCGGCACCACGGCAGCGCCGTCGACTGGTGGGCCTTCGGCGTCCTCCTCTACGAGCTGCTCTACAGCCGAACACCCTTTGCGGGGTCAAACAATGAGTCAACGCTCCGGAACATCGTGAAGCAGCCGCTGACCTtccccccttcctcctcctcgtgcTCCTCTTCAGCGGCGAGGGACCTGATCACCTGTCTGCTCCTGAAAGACCCAGCCGCCCGCCTTGGCTCGCGCGGCGGCTCCGCCGAGGTCAAAGCACACCCCTTCTTCAAAGGCCTCAACTTCGCCCTCATGCGCTCCCACCGCCCCCCGGTCATCCCCGGCCTAGTCCGGTCCGCCTCGGCCAAGGAGCGTCGCAAACCGGACCGGTTCGACTACTTCTAA
- the LOC135612975 gene encoding CSC1-like protein ERD4 — MQQVNKIWKVKEECRKKLARAEGVLAESGRGNTYRTGFLGVVSAKLDPIDHCNKKIKELLPKFEAEQQITLREKQEAAALVFFNSRVAAVFASQTIHAQKTGTWTVTEAAEPRQLLRANLPKNCSQIQTR, encoded by the exons ATGCAACAG gttaacaaaatctggaaGGTGAAAGAAGAATGCAGGAAGAAGCTTGCTCGTGCTGAAGGAGTGCTTGCAGAGTCCGGCAGGGGGAACACCTACAGAACTGGCTTCCTGGGTGTTGTGAGCGCAAAATTGGATCCCATCGATCACTGTAACAAGAAGATAAAGGAACTGCTTCCCAAGTTCGAAGCTGAACAACAGATCACTCTCAGAGAGAAACAAGAAGCTGCAGCCCTGGTCTTCTTCAACAGCAGGGTTGCTGCAGTTTTTGCCTCCCAAACCATTCATGCGCAGAAGACCGGTACATGGACTGTGACTGAAGCTGCTGAGCCACGCCAGTTGCTCCGGGCAAATCTGCCGAAGAACTGCAGCCAGATACAGACAAGATAA